One window of the Trifolium pratense cultivar HEN17-A07 linkage group LG2, ARS_RC_1.1, whole genome shotgun sequence genome contains the following:
- the LOC123906320 gene encoding peptidyl-prolyl cis-trans isomerase CYP65 — protein sequence MGKKQHSKDRMFITKTEWATEWGGFKSKENRTVFKRLPFYCCALTFTPFEFPVCTPDGSVFDVMNITPYIIKYGKHPVTGAPLKQQDLIQLNFHKNSEGEYHCPVLNKVFTEFTHIVAVKTTGNVFCYEAVKELNIKTKNWKELLTDEAFTKDDLITIQNPNALDQKVLLDFDHVKQNLKVEDEEQQKMNSDPTYNINMSGDIKQMLKELGTEEGKETALHGGGGGKAQKERAAALAAILAARSHVKEDSKSNADGAPQALSIVDAASAALHGRSAAAAKATSSDKTAARIAMHVAGDRAPVNAKMVKSRYTTGAASRSFTSTSYDPVTKNDYEYVKVEKNPKKKGYVQLHTTHGDLNIELHCDIAPRACENFITLCERGYYNGVAFHRSIRNFMIQGGDPTGTGKGGESIWGKPFKDELNSKLVHSRRGVVSMANSGPHTNGSQFFILYKSANHLNFKHTVFGIVVGGLPTLTTMEKVPVDDSDRPLEEIKITGVTTFVNPYTEPDEEEEQANAKEKNANDEENDKVGSWYSNPGAGTSESGGTGGGVGKYLKAKNVSAEPAAVDTATAVVGKKRKAVVSGEFKDFSAW from the exons ATGGGGAAAAAGCAGCATAGCAAAGACCGAATGTTCATAACCAAAACTGAATGGGCAACGGAATGGGGAGGTTTCAAATCCAAAGAAAATCGCACCGTTTTCAAACGTCTTCCTTTTTATTGCTGCGC ACTTACGTTTACTCCGTTTGAGTTTCCAGTTTGTACTCCTGATGGCAGCGTTTTCGATGTTAT GAACATAACtccatatattataaaatatggTAAACATCCTGTAACTGGAGCTCCCTTGAAGCAGCAAGATCTCATCCAACTAAATTTTCACAAGAACTCAGAAG GAGAATATCACTGTCCAGTGCTAAACAAAGTTTTCACTGAATTTACACACATTGTGGCAGTCAAGACTACTGGAAATGTCTTCTGCTAcgag GCCGTTAAAGAGTTAAACATCAAGACAAAAAACTGGAAGGAGCTTCTCACTGATGAGGCGTTTACTAAGGATGACCTTATAACAATTCAG AATCCTAATGCACTTGACCAGAAGGTGCTTCTGGATTTTGATCATGTCaaacaaaatttgaaagttGAGGATGAAG AACAACAGAAAATGAATTCAGATCcaacatataacataaacatgtCCGGTGATATCAAGCAAATGCTTAAGGAGCTTGGAACTGAGGAAGGAAAGGAAACTGCATTGCACGGTGGAGGTGGTGGCAAGGCACAAAAAGAAAGGGCCGCTGCACTTGCTGCAATCTTAGCTGCAAGGTCACATGTTAAAGAAGATTCCAAATCGAATGCCGATGGAGCTCCCCAGGCACTCAGTATTGTAGATGCTGCCTCTGCCGCATTACATGGAAGAAGTGCAGCTGCTGCTAAAGCCACATCAAGTGATAAAACTGCTGCCCGGATAGCTATGCATGTGGCTGGTGACAGGGCACCAGTGAATGCAAAGATG GTTAAAAGTCGTTACACTACTGGTGCTGCTTCCCGGTCTTTCACTTCAACATCATATGACCCAGTTACAAAAAATGATTATGAATATGTGAAAGTTGAGAAGAATCCAAAGAAAAAGGGATATGTACAACTGCATACAACACATGGTGATTTGAACATTGAGCTGCATTGTGATATAGCGCCCAGGGCATGTGAGAACTTTATCACGCTTTGTGAACGTGGATATTATAACGGAGTAGCTTTTCATAGAAGCATTAG GAATTTTATGATACAAGGTGGCGATCCTACTGGTACTGGTAAAGGTGGTGAATCGATCTGGGGAAAACCTTTTAAGGATGAACTCAACTCCAAATTAGTCCACTCTCGGAGGGGTGTGGTTAGCATGGCAAACAGTGGCCCACATACTAATGGTTCCCAGTTTTTCATCTTGTACAAATCTGCAAATCATTTAAACTTCAAACATACAGTTTTTGGAATAGTAGTTGGTGGCTTGCCTACACTAACAACAATGGAAAAGGTTCCTGTTGATGACAGTGACCGACCTCTG GAGGAAATCAAGATAACAGGTGTTACAACGTTTGTCAATCCTTACACCGAACCAGATGAGGAAGAAGAGCAAGCTAATGCCAAAGAGAAGAATGCAAATGATGAAGAAAAT GACAAGGTTGGCTCATGGTATAGTAATCCTGGAGCTGGAACTTCTGAATCTGGAGGTACTGGTGGTGGCGTTGGCAAATACTTGAAAGCTAAGAATGTTTCGGCTGAACCTGCTGCTGTCGACACCGCTACAGCagttgtaggaaagaaaagaaaagcagTTGTCAGTGGTGAATTTAAAGATTTTTCTGCTTGGTAA